The following proteins are encoded in a genomic region of Candidatus Edwardsbacteria bacterium:
- a CDS encoding ribonuclease HI family protein — translation MTKDKDQVYSKLSTVLRKVASGHPMEDISESMGCSKDTLKEALVALADKIETDFGVTQVTLAIDGAARGNPGQAGAGAALLDSHGKVLAERSQYLGRATNNEAEYQALIFGLKLARERGFSKLSIQTDSELLANQIKGSYRIKEPRLKKLFVQAQELLSQMDKWDIQAIPRAQNRLADRLANLAIDNQTIPEL, via the coding sequence ATGACCAAGGACAAGGACCAGGTATATTCCAAGCTCTCGACAGTGCTGCGAAAGGTGGCCTCCGGCCATCCCATGGAGGATATCTCGGAATCCATGGGATGCTCCAAGGACACTCTCAAGGAGGCTTTGGTGGCCCTGGCCGACAAGATCGAAACCGATTTCGGCGTCACCCAGGTGACGCTGGCCATCGACGGCGCGGCCCGGGGCAATCCCGGCCAGGCCGGGGCCGGGGCGGCCCTGCTGGACAGCCACGGGAAGGTTCTGGCCGAGCGCAGCCAGTATCTGGGCAGGGCCACCAACAACGAAGCCGAATATCAGGCCCTGATCTTCGGGCTGAAGCTGGCCAGAGAGCGGGGGTTTTCCAAGCTGTCCATTCAGACCGACAGCGAACTGCTGGCCAACCAGATAAAGGGCAGCTACCGCATCAAGGAGCCGAGGCTGAAAAAGCTTTTCGTCCAGGCCCAGGAGCTGCTTTCCCAGATGGATAAATGGGATATCCAGGCCATCCCCCGGGCCCAGAACCGGCTGGCCGACCGGCTGGCCAACCTGGCCATTGACAATCAGACCATTCCGGAATTATAA
- a CDS encoding C4-type zinc ribbon domain-containing protein has product MKDTLQAIYHIQELDDRIRDSQGRLDQIPKDSADIQERLKESRSRLDQVNRQQEDLTRQKKALELEVEQTSANIKKHQTQLLAVKTNKEYTTMLHEIEGEKKKISDIEEQILTIMESLEKLGLQEAEEKAVFASAENDSRGKQQELDKEAAGVSAKLAELIKAKQDSLTGLPKDILASYDKIGKARNGIAVVAVRNGACGGCFGNLPTQLLNRIRDMDKIITCENCGRILIWQDPKQQQ; this is encoded by the coding sequence ATGAAAGACACCCTTCAAGCCATCTACCATATCCAGGAGCTGGACGACCGGATCAGGGATAGCCAGGGCCGGCTGGACCAGATACCGAAGGATAGCGCCGACATCCAGGAACGGCTCAAAGAATCGCGCTCCCGGCTGGACCAGGTCAACCGGCAGCAGGAAGATCTGACCAGGCAAAAAAAGGCCCTGGAGCTGGAGGTGGAACAGACCTCGGCCAATATCAAAAAACACCAGACCCAGCTGCTGGCGGTCAAGACCAACAAGGAATATACCACCATGCTCCATGAGATAGAAGGGGAGAAAAAGAAGATCTCCGATATCGAAGAGCAGATCCTGACCATCATGGAGAGCCTGGAAAAACTGGGCCTGCAGGAGGCCGAGGAAAAAGCGGTCTTTGCCTCCGCCGAAAATGACAGCCGGGGAAAACAGCAGGAGCTGGATAAGGAGGCGGCCGGGGTGTCGGCAAAATTGGCTGAGCTGATAAAGGCCAAGCAGGATTCCCTGACCGGCCTGCCCAAGGATATCCTGGCCAGCTACGACAAGATCGGCAAAGCCCGCAACGGGATAGCGGTGGTGGCGGTCAGGAACGGAGCCTGCGGAGGCTGCTTCGGCAACCTGCCCACCCAGCTGCTCAACCGTATCCGGGACATGGACAAGATAATAACCTGTGAGAACTGCGGCCGGATCCTGATCTGGCAGGATCCCAAACAACAACAATAA